One region of Kazachstania africana CBS 2517 chromosome 3, complete genome genomic DNA includes:
- the GPM3 gene encoding phosphoglycerate mutase family protein GPM3 (similar to Saccharomyces cerevisiae GPM2 (YDL021W) and GPM3 (YOL056W); ancestral locus Anc_3.172), with product MTAELETFKIFLLRHGQSELNHENIFCGWIDAKLTDKGKSQAQHSAALIKDYCEQNKVPLPEIGFTSRLVRTQQTMSVLLQELGLKGTSSVISGNPDTLSNIKMEDLRKDQGTIPVLQTWRLNERHYGSWQGKRKPEILKEYGDDQYMYIRRDYNGKPPKVDLKLEMIQETNEQGSSTGYDFKEPNRHLKYGDEEANNEKLPAGESLADVEKRIKPFLNDVVLRLGKENGLSSCLIVGHGSSVRSLLKIIENISDEDIKGIDIPNGIPLVVELDRHTSTLVRSFYLDPESAKINAEKVRKEGFENNP from the coding sequence ATGACCGCAGAATTGGAAACcttcaagatatttttgttGAGACATGGTCAAAGTGAGTTAAatcatgaaaatatattttgcGGTTGGATTGATGCCAAATTGACTGATAAAGGTAAGAGTCAGGCACAACATTCAGCTGCTTTAATTAAGGATTATTGTGAACAAAACAAAGTACCATTGCCTGAAATAGGTTTCACTTCGAGGTTGGTTAGAACTCAACAAACTATGAGtgttcttcttcaagaATTAGGATTGAAAGGTACTAGCTCCGTCATAAGTGGAAATCCAGATACTTTGTCCAATATAAAGATGGAAGATTTGCGTAAGGATCAGGGTACAATACCCGTATTACAAACCTGGAGATTAAATGAACGTCATTATGGTTCATGGCAAGGTAAGAGAAAAcctgaaattttaaaagaatacGGAGATGACCAATACATGTACATCAGAAGAGATTACAATGGGAAACCTCCTAAGGTCGATTTGAAGTTAGAAATGATCCAAGAAACAAATGAGCAAGGCTCTTCGACTGGCTACGATTTTAAAGAGCCGAACAGACACTTGAAATATGGTGATGAAGAGGCTAACAACGAAAAATTACCTGCTGGTGAATCCTTGGCAGatgttgaaaaaagaatCAAACCATTTTTAAACGATGTTGTGTTAAGACTCggcaaagaaaatggaCTAAGTTCTTGTTTGATTGTGGGCCATGGTAGTTCAGTTAGATCACTCCTAAAGATAATTGAGAACATATCCGATGAAGATATAAAGGGAATTGATATTCCTAACGGTATCCCATTGGTTGTCGAATTGGATAGACACACCTCTACATTGGTAAGAAGCTTCTATTTAGACCCAGAATCTGCCAAGATTAATGCTGAAAAGGTTCGCAAAGAaggttttgaaaataatccATAa
- the KAFR0C00980 gene encoding dipeptidyl-peptidase III (similar to Saccharomyces cerevisiae YOL057W; ancestral locus Anc_3.171), whose translation MKEAQSQYYADHDAPYNMLSVKREYFPQLTSQEQKYAHFMSKASHAGTRIVLRQVSYESEPIFDLIMRVNANLNGKEYSDLQLEENEAEYYLDYVSQFLSNLGNYKSFGDSKFIPRCSEESFYKIVEAANIDLNGPVENSPFNNVKELIEKGIYYIDEDIALLGFPSDGHMSSYYLGDPITLQDMNVLKEELFAKYSILPENTRINKVKDNLFEVWIASQLLENTVSDSYPDEKIALSNGAIVKFKFGDHSREMGLIVSFLREAKEYAANETQANMVEEYIKCFKTGSSHAHKEAQKLWVKDISPTVETNIGFIETYREPSGIIGEFESLVSIQNKQRTAKFATMVENAEEFISLLPWDKDYEKSKFNPPDFTSLEVLTFTGSGIPAGINIPNYDDVRLTIGFKNVSLGNILSAAAKASSKYPPSFIKDSDRAIFDKYQSKSFEVQVGIHELLGHGSGKLLMETAPNEFNFDINNPPLDLQGKPVKTCYKLGETWGSVFGSLAGAFEETRAEVVAMYLITNRKLLDIFGFKTKEEQDNVIYAGYLQMARAGLMALEFWDPKTQKWGQPHMQARYSIMKTFLLHCSAENFLNIEYDAENNDLKISMDRSLIETAGHGAVKDYLTHLHVFKCSADYARGSEYYINRSTVTPELAKFRDIVIAKRLPRRQFIQANTRLLDDEVQLNEYEETALGMIQSFVEREL comes from the coding sequence atgaaagagGCACAGAGTCAATATTACGCTGATCATGATGCACCTTACAATATGTTGTCAGTGAAGAGAGAATATTTCCCACAATTGACCTCTCAAGAACAAAAATATGCGCATTTTATGTCGAAGGCATCCCATGCTGGTACAAGAATTGTGCTTAGACAAGTATCTTACGAGAGTGAGCCGATTTTCGACTTGATAATGAGAGTAAATGCAAACTTAAATGGAAAAGAATACTCTGATTTACAGTTAGAAGAAAACGAAGCTGAGTACTATCTAGATTATGTGTCACAAttcttatcaaatttagGTAACTACAAGTCTTTCGGTGATTCAAAGTTCATTCCTAGATGTTCTGAAGAATCTTTCTACAAAATAGTGGAAGCGGCTAACATAGATTTGAATGGACCAGTAGAAAATTCtccattcaataatgtcaaggaattgattgaaaagGGTATTTATTACATAGATGAAGACATTGCCTTGCTAGGTTTCCCTTCAGATGGTCATATGTCTTCTTATTATCTAGGTGATCCAATTACTCTACAGGATATGAAtgtattgaaagaagagcTGTttgcaaaatattcaattttaccaGAGAATACAAGGATTAATAAAGTTAAAGACAATCTCTTTGAAGTTTGGATTGCCTCTCAATTGTTAGAAAACACAGTTTCTGACTCTTACCCAGATGAAAAGATTGCTTTGAGCAATGGTGCTATAGTAAAGTTCAAATTCGGTGATCATTCTCGTGAAATGGGTCTAATCGTCTCATTCTTGCGAGAAGCAAAGGAATATGCGGCCAACGAAACCCAAGCTAACATGGTTGAAGAGTATATTAAATGCTTCAAGACAGGATCTTCACATGCCCATAAGGAAGCTCAAAAGCTTTGGGTCAAAGATATATCGCCAACTGTCGAAACAAACATTGGATTTATTGAAACCTACAGAGAACCTTCTGGTATTATTGgtgaatttgaatctttagTTTCCATACAAAATAAGCAACGTACCGCTAAGTTTGCAACAATGGTCGAAAATGCCGAAGAATTCATATCACTATTACCATGGGATAAAGATTATGAAAAGTCAAAGTTCAATCCTCCTGATTTCACTTCGTTGGAAGTCTTGACTTTTACAGGATCTGGTATCCCAGCAGGTATCAACATCCCTAATTATGATGATGTTAGATTAACTATCGGTTTCAAGAATGTTTCATTGGGTAACATTTTAAGTGCTGCAGCAAAAGCGTCTTCGAAATACCCACCAAGTTTCATTAAAGATAGTGATCGTGCaatctttgataaatatCAAAGTAAATCGTTTGAGGTTCAGGTTGGTATCCATGAATTGCTAGGTCATGGTTCTGGTAAATTATTGATGGAAACTGCACCAAACGAGTTTAATTTCGACATCAATAATCCACCTTTGGACTTGCAAGGTAAGCCTGTCAAGACCTGTTACAAATTGGGTGAAACTTGGGGCTCCGTTTTTGGTTCTCTTGCCGGTGCGTTTGAAGAGACTCGTGCTGAAGTTGTTGCAATGTACTTAATAACAAATAGGAAATTACTGGATATTTTCGGcttcaaaacaaaagaagagCAAGACAATGTCATTTACGCGGGTTACTTACAAATGGCAAGGGCAGGTCTAATGGCACTTGAGTTCTGGGATCCAAAGACTCAAAAATGGGGTCAACCACACATGCAGGCAAGGTATTCTATTATGaaaacatttttattaCATTGTTCGGCAGAaaactttttgaatattgaatACGATGCTGAGAATAACGATCTTAAGATTTCCATGGATAGATCGCTCATTGAGACGGCGGGTCACGGGGCTGTCAAAGACTATTTGACACACTTGCATGTCTTTAAATGCTCTGCAGATTATGCACGCGGTAGCGAATATTATATCAACAGATCCACAGTTACTCCGGAACTCGCAAAATTCAGGGATATTGTTATAGCTAAGAGACTTCCAAGAAGACAATTCATCCAGGCCAATACGCGTCTCCTAGATGACGAGGTCCAATTGAACGAGTACGAGGAGACTGCACTCGGTATGATCCAATCTTTCGTCGAACGTGAGTTATGA
- the ARG1 gene encoding argininosuccinate synthase (similar to Saccharomyces cerevisiae ARG1 (YOL058W); ancestral locus Anc_3.170), whose protein sequence is MSKGKVCLAYSGGLDTSIILAWLLEQGYEVIAFMANVGQEEDFAAAEKKALAIGANKFVCVDVREKFVTDILFPAVQVNAVYEDVYLLGTSLARPVIAQAQIDVAEKEGCFAVAHGCTGKGNDQIRFELSFYALKPDVKVIAPWRLPEFFNKFAGRKDLLDYAAEKGIPVTQTKAKPWSTDENEAHISYEAGILEDPNTTPPKDMWKLIVDPTDAPDKPQDLSIEFTKGLPTKLTYFCEKSSKEISVTSPLDIFLAASNLARANGVGRIDIVENRYINLKSRGCYEQAPLTVLRKAHLDLEGLTLDKEVRGIRDQFVTPTYSKLLYNGSYFTPECEYIRSMIKPSQETVNGTVRLSLYKGNVIVLGRFSNTENLYDATESSMDELTGFLPTDTTGFIAIQAIRVKKYGEAKRNKNEKLTL, encoded by the coding sequence atgtcTAAAGGAAAAGTCTGTTTAGCTTACTCTGGTGGTCTAGATACCTCTATTATCTTAGCCTGGTTATTGGAACAAGGCTATGAAGTCATCGCATTCATGGCAAACGTTGGTCAAGAAGAAGACTTTGCCGCagctgaaaagaaagcttTAGCCATTGGTGCAAACAAATTCGTCTGTGTAGACGTCCGTGAAAAATTCGTCACTGATATCCTATTCCCTGCAGTTCAAGTCAATGCTGTCTATGAAGACGTCTATCTATTAGGTACGTCTTTAGCAAGACCAGTCATCGCTCAAGCACAAATTGACGTCGCTGAAAAAGAAGGCTGTTTCGCTGTAGCTCACGGTTGCACAGGTAAAGGTAATGATCAAATCAGATTCGAATTATCCTTCTACGCTCTAAAACCTGATGTTAAAGTTATTGCTCCATGGAGATTAccagaatttttcaataaatttgctGGCAGAAAGGACTTATTAGATTATGCCGCTGAAAAGGGTATTCCAGTCACTCAGACTAAGGCAAAGCCATGGTCCACTGATGAAAACGAAGCTCATATTTCGTATGAGGCCGGTATTCTTGAAGATCCAAACACTACCCCCCCAAAAGATATGTGGAAATTAATTGTTGATCCAACTGATGCTCCTGATAAGCCACAAGATTTGTCCATCGAATTTACTAAAGGTCTCCCAACTAAGTTAACTTACTTCTGTGAAAAGTCTAGTAAGGAGATTTCTGTTACTTCGCCCCTAGACATTTTCTTAGCTGCCTCTAATTTAGCAAGAGCCAATGGTGTCGGTAGAATCGACATTGTGGAAAATCGTTAcatcaatttgaaatcaagaGGTTGTTATGAACAAGCTCCATTGACTGTTTTGAGAAAGGCTCATTTAGATCTAGAAGGTCTAACTCTCGACAAAGAGGTCCGTGGAATTAGAGATCAATTTGTTACCCCAACCTATTCGAAATTATTGTACAATGGCTCTTATTTTACTCCAGAATGTGAATATATCAGATCTATGATCAAGCCTTCGCAAGAAACTGTAAATGGTACGGTTAGATTAAGCCTCTATAAGGGTAATGTCATTGTTCTCGGCAGATTCTCTAATACCGAAAACCTTTATGATGCAACCGAATCCTCCATGGATGAATTAACTGGCTTTTTACCAACGGACACTACTGGTTTCATTGCCATTCAAGCCATTAGAGTTAAAAAGTATGGTGAAGCTaagagaaataaaaatgaaaaattaaccTTGTAA
- the GPD2 gene encoding glycerol-3-phosphate dehydrogenase (NAD(+)) GPD2 (similar to Saccharomyces cerevisiae GPD1 (YDL022W) and GPD2 (YOL059W); ancestral locus Anc_3.169): protein MISRNTTTLLKRLSPTLRIAMPNSHLYAHHGSPFKRTESTQSLISLNRNPFKITVIGSGNWGTTIAKVVAENTQHFPHLFQKDVNMWVFQEKIDGENLTDIINTKHQNVKYLPNIDLPENLIANPDLLDSIKGADILVFNVPHQFLPKIVESLKGQVKPWVRAISCLKGFEVGKKGVQLLSSYITDELGIQCGALSGANLAPEVAKEHWSETTVAYQLPKDYKGEGLDVDHKVLKALFHRPYFHVNVIDDVAGISIAGALKNVVALGCGFVEGLGWGNNASAAIQRIGLGEIIKFGQTFFPESRVQTYYQESAGVADLITTCSGGRNVKVAKHMAKTKKNAFEAEKELLNGQSAQGIITCKEVHEWLYTCEMTDEFPLFEVVYQIVYNNFPMEGLPEMIEELGPIEE from the coding sequence ATGATTTCAAGGAATACTACTACTTTACTCAAAAGACTATCTCCTACTCTTCGTATCGCCATGCCAAATAGTCATCTTTATGCTCACCACGGCTCCCCTTTCAAGAGAACTGAATCCACTCAATCTCTAATCAGTCTCAATAGAAATCCTTTCAAAATTACTGTCATAGGTTCAGGTAATTGGGGTACCACCATTGCAAAGGTCGTAGCTGAAAATACTCAGCATTTCCCTCATCTATTCCAAAAGGACGTCAATATGTGGgtctttcaagaaaaaattgatggtGAAAATTTAACTGATATCATAAATACAAAACATCAAAACGTCAAAtatttaccaaatattgatttgcCTGAAAATTTAATCGCTAATCCTGATCTATTAGATTCTATTAAAGGTGCCGATATCCTGGTATTTAACGTCCCTCATCaatttttaccaaaaatTGTAGAAAGTTTGAAGGGTCAAGTGAAACCATGGGTACGTGCTATATCATGTCTAAAAGGTTTTGAAGTCGGTAAGAAAGGTGTACAACTACTTTCTTCATACATTACAGACGAATTAGGAATCCAATGTGGTGCTCTTTCGGGTGCTAATTTGGCCCCAGAAGTCGCCAAAGAACATTGGTCTGAAACTACAGTCGCTTACCAATTACCGAAAGATTATAAAGGTGAAGGTTTAGACGTAGACCATAAAGTCTTAAAAGCTCTTTTCCACAGACCTTATTTCCACGTAAATGTGATTGATGACGTAGCCGGTATTTCAATCGCCGgtgctttgaaaaatgtcGTCGCTTTAGGTTGTGGTTTCGTCGAAGGTCTAGGTTGGGGTAATAACGCTTCTGCCGCTATACAAAGAATCGGTCTTGgtgaaattatcaaattcgGTCAAACTTTCTTCCCTGAATCAAGAGTCCAAACTTATTATCAAGAATCTGCTGGTGTTGCCGATTTAATCACCACATGTTCCGGTGGTAGAAACGTTAAAGTGGCTAAGCATATGGCcaagacaaagaaaaatgctTTCGAAGCAGAAAAggaattattgaatggtCAATCTGCTCAAGGTATCATCACGTGTAAAGAAGTTCACGAATGGTTATACACTTGTGAAATGACCGATGAATTCCCATTATTCGAAGTCGTTTATCAAATCGTTTACAATAACTTCCCAATGGAAGGTCTACCGGAAATGATTGAAGAACTCGGTCCAATTGAAGAATAG
- the PRS5 gene encoding ribose phosphate diphosphokinase subunit PRS5 (similar to Saccharomyces cerevisiae PRS5 (YOL061W); ancestral locus Anc_3.166), with protein MSIVIFGGDSHPELVSKICENLDINPSQVKLGKFSNGETSISVGESVREKDVYVIQSGCGHVNDTFMQLLIIISACKSASASKVTAVMPYFCYSRQPDIPYTVKGAPLISKPDDDQMVTTAKPGDKSLSSAIRSSNSELKKSMSFSRIPMVSNGKNPLNSTNSSNDAEEIFNSNNSGYKLWVVQAGTLIANLLTTAGADHVITMDLHDRQFPGFFNIPVDNLYCKPIAANYIQHNIPNYKDAVIVSPDAGGAKRATAIADSLELSFALIHKERRSQLLKGPPDATLTSGGSLPISAKPLVSRLNLEKTVENSKFIQTTMLVGDVRNKTCIIVDDLVDTSYTITRAARLLKDQGASTVYALITHGIFSGDALARIRESSIDKLIVSNTIPQKETIKALGKDKVDVMDVSRVFGEAIRRIHNGESISMLFEHGW; from the coding sequence ATGAGTATAGTTATTTTTGGTGGTGATTCACACCCTGAATTAGTTTCCAAAATCTGTGAAAATTTGGATATAAACCCATCTCAAGTGAAATTAggtaaattttccaatggTGAAACCAGCATAAGTGTTGGTGAGTCTGTGCGTGAAAAAGATGTTTATGTGATTCAAAGTGGATGTGGTCATGTTAACGACACTTTTATGCAACTTTTGATTATCATTAGCGCCTGTAAATCTGCATCTGCATCAAAAGTTACTGCTGTGATGCCATATTTCTGTTATTCTAGACAACCTGATATTCCATACACTGTGAAAGGTGCACCATTGATCTCTAAACCAGATGATGATCAGATGGTTACCACGGCGAAACCAGGTGATAAATCATTAAGTAGTGCTATACGATCCTCTAATTCtgaattaaagaaatcgATGTCATTCTCTAGAATTCCAATGGTTTCAAATGGCAAAAATCCTTTGAATAGTACCAACTCAAGTAATGATGCTGAggaaatattcaattccaataattcCGGGTATAAATTATGGGTTGTTCAAGCAGGTACATTAATTGCCAATTTATTAACTACAGCAGGTGCAGATCATGTAATTACTATGGATTTACATGATAGACAATTCCCTGGGTTCTTCAATATACCAGTGGACAATCTTTATTGTAAGCCTATTGCCGCTAATTACATACAACATAATATTCCAAATTACAAAGATGCCGTGATTGTTTCACCCGATGCAGGCGGTGCTAAGAGAGCCACTGCTATTGCTGATTCATTAGAATTATCATTTGCTTTGATACACAAGGAACGTAGATCGCAATTATTGAAGGGTCCTCCTGATGCCACATTAACTTCTGGTGGATCATTACCAATCTCTGCGAAACCATTAGTTTCTAGATTAAATTTAGAGAAGACTGTTGAGAATTctaaatttattcaaaccACAATGTTAGTTGGTGACGTAAGGAATAAGACATGCATTATCGTTGATGACTTGGTGGATACATCGTATACCATAACTAGAGCGGCCAGATTATTGAAGGATCAAGGTGCCAGTACTGTATATGCATTAATTACGCATGGCATATTTTCTGGAGATGCATTAGCAAGAATCAGGGAGAGTAgtattgataaattgattGTTTCTAATACTATTCCTCAAAAGGAGACCATCAAAGCATTGGGCAAGGATAAAGTTGATGTCATGGATGTCTCTCGAGTATTCGGGGAAGCTATAAGAAGAATTCATAATGGTGAATCAATTTCTATGTTATTTGAGCATGGATGGtag
- the APM4 gene encoding Apm4p (similar to Saccharomyces cerevisiae APM4 (YOL062C); ancestral locus Anc_3.165), with the protein MISAILIYTPRGELIVSKLYRNNIKRSISEIFRIQVINNFNVRSPILTLGSTTFHHIRSTANDPTDDELWLVCVNRNNANSAAIWEFLQKLNLILQQYGITSESKLKDEFMTVHEILDNMLLGTGIIQNTDLKSIVDKMSVKPISRTNETTSTQTGFLKRRNTILTTPGANFSLIPTNRHDAHKKNEIFFFVNESMNLLVSKDGSILKNYVDGKIEIKSHLNGNPTCQFELVDDQTKITDFKFDQCIEKVQSRTVRVAATDGELEIVNYHVRDDKINIPFKITPIVSTVKDTVDYRISLKSLFPKNLSATDVVLTIPVPPNTIDCKINVSNGHCKFKAEQNAVIWTFNKFNGSTENTLSAITIADGRQIMNLESWTRPSIQLTFEITMYSISGLLLRNLMITDKDKRRYKASRWIKYISRAGSYEMRF; encoded by the coding sequence ATGATCAGTGCTATACTAATTTATACTCCGAGGGGTGAGTTGATTGTGAGTAAGTTATACAGGAATAACATCAAAAGATCAATATCAGAAATTTTTAGGATCCAAGtaatcaataattttaatgtGCGATCACCAATATTGACGTTAGGTTCAACAACTTTTCATCATATTCGTTCTACTGCCAATGATCCAACCGATGATGAGTTGTGGCTAGTTTGTGTAAATAGGAACAATGCTAATAGTGCAGCAATATGGGAATTCTTACAGAAGTTGAACTTAATTTTGCAACAATATGGCATTACCAGtgaatcaaaattgaaagacgAATTTATGACCGTGCATGAAATCCTAGACAACATGTTGTTAGGGACTGGAATTATCCAAAATACTGACTTGAAGTCAATCGTAGACAAAATGTCCGTGAAACCAATCAGTAGAACCAATGAAACAACGTCAACACAAACCGGTTTCTTaaagagaagaaatacCATATTAACGACACCAGGGGCCAATTTCTCTCTTATTCCCACAAATAGACATGATGCCcataagaaaaatgaaatatttttctttgtcaaTGAAAGCATGAACCTATTAGTTTCAAAAGAtggatcaattttgaaaaactacGTGGATGGTAAAATCGAAATCAAGAGTCATTTGAACGGGAATCCAACGTGCCAATTTGAATTAGTTGATGATCAAACGAAGATAactgatttcaaatttgatcagtgtattgaaaaagtgCAATCAAGAACTGTAAGGGTTGCCGCAACGGACGGTGAGCTCGAAATAGTTAATTATCATGTAAGAGATGATAAGATAAATATTCCTTTCAAAATTACTCCAATAGTCTCTACAGTGAAAGATACAGTAGATTATAGGATATCATTAAAGTCATTATTTCCTAAGAACCTTTCGGCAACGGACGTTGTTTTGACTATCCCAGTCCCACCGAATACCATAGACTGTAAGATCAATGTGTCGAATGGTCATTGCAAATTCAAAGCTGAACAGAATGCAGTGATATGGactttcaacaaattcaatggGTCGACAGAAAATACCCTAAGCGCCATAACAATAGCAGATGGCAGACAAATCATGAACCTGGAAAGTTGGACGAGACCGTCTATCCAACTAACTTTCGAAATCACAATGTACAGCATCAGTGGATTGCTGCTTCGTAACCTTATGATTACTGACAAGGATAAACGTCGCTACAAGGCAAGCAGATGGATTAAATACATTTCTAGAGCAGGTTCCTACGAGATGAGATTTTAA